The Dyadobacter sandarakinus DNA window TTGATTTTGGTTTTGTAATCCAGGTATTCCGCCTCAGGAACATTGTAGTAAACCCACATTTTGCTGTTGTCCGAGAGGGTTGTCAGCAAGTCGCCTTCATCAAGCAAACTTCCCAGCCTTACCTGAAAATGGTCCATGATACCGTCAAACGGAGCACGAATGTCGGTGAATCCGAGGTGCACCTTTGCCAATCCCAGCTCTGCTTTGGCTTTGTCAAGTTTCGCTTTGGCCAGCGCGAGCTCGTTTTTCGAAACCACATTACTGTCGGCCAGCGACTTGGTATTTTTAAATTCGATTTCTGCAAAATTGGCTTCTGCCTCCGCTTTCTGTGCTTCGGCCTGGTATACCATCGGCATGATCTGGAACATCATTTGCCCCTTTTTAACAGTCTGCCCTTCATCCACGTAAATCTTCTGAAGATAACCTCTTTCCAAAGCCCTCAATTCGATGTGGCTGATGGCGCGGATCTGGGCAACGTACTCCTTGGTGACCAGCGTGTCCTTTGGCAAGGGGCTGGTGACCAGGAAGTCTGTCTCTTCTTCCTTCTTTTCTTCTTTCTTTTCACAGCTTGTGTTTAAAAACAGGGCACACAAGCTCATGAGCATGATTACTTTCCTCATGGTGATTATTCTATTTTCTTCGATATGATGTTACTGAAATGTTGATTTGCTGGGATGTGCAGGAACACTGAGGGCTTGACGGCCGGTGTAGGGGATTTGAAATTAAACTTTTCATAGAACCGG harbors:
- a CDS encoding efflux RND transporter periplasmic adaptor subunit, whose amino-acid sequence is MRKVIMLMSLCALFLNTSCEKKEEKKEEETDFLVTSPLPKDTLVTKEYVAQIRAISHIELRALERGYLQKIYVDEGQTVKKGQMMFQIMPMVYQAEAQKAEAEANFAEIEFKNTKSLADSNVVSKNELALAKAKLDKAKAELGLAKVHLGFTDIRAPFDGIMDHFQVRLGSLLDEGDLLTTLSDNSKMWVYYNVPEAEYLDYKTKINKDGGLKVQLLMANNKMFDHPGIVETIEADFNNETGNIAFRATFPNPSRLLRHGETGNIVVTLPYKNALLIPQKATFEVLEKKYVFVVDKNNVIRSREIKIAAELPHIFVVSSGLNKDDKILLEGLRQVKENEKIHTKFVKPDSVISNLSLYAE